The following proteins are encoded in a genomic region of Nicotiana sylvestris chromosome 4, ASM39365v2, whole genome shotgun sequence:
- the LOC138889513 gene encoding uncharacterized protein, which produces MYHDIREIYWWDEMKKDIVEFVAQCPDYQQVKIEHQKHSGLLQAIEIPTWKWTTYSVEDYARLYIKEIVRLHSVLISIISDRGAQFTANFGRSFQKGLGT; this is translated from the exons atgtatcatgatatcagagaaatatattggtgggacgaaatgaaaaaggatattgtagaatttgttgctcagtgccctGACTATCAGCAAGtcaagattgagcatcaaaagcACAGTGGATTATTACAGGCtatagagattccgacttggaaatg gactacatattccgtagaggattatgcaaggctttacattaaggagatagtacgattGCATAGTGTCCttatatctattatctcggatagaggagctcagtTTACAGCTAATTTcgggaggtccttccaaaaaggattggggacttaG